The Flammeovirgaceae bacterium genome contains a region encoding:
- a CDS encoding ATP-dependent Clp protease ATP-binding subunit, translated as MEAKFSNRVKEVISLSREEALRLGHDYIGTEHLLLGLIREGEGVAVGVLKKLGVPLSDLRSEIERVSKGTATHEVKNLANIPLTKASEKVLKITYLEAKIFKAQLIGTEHLLLSILRDADNLATQILKKFDVNYETVKEMLEYQHEGPQAASDTDDPDEDSSRIFGGGAGSQGKEKKGTEKSRTPVLDNFGRDLTRLAEDGKLDPIVGREKEIERVAQILSRRKKNNPILIGEPGVGKTAIAEGLALRIVQKKVSRVLFGKRVVTLDLASLVAGTKYRGQFEERMKAVMNELEKSPDVILFIDELHTIVGAGGASGSLDASNMFKPALARGEIQCIGATTLDEYRQYIEKDGALARRFQMVMVDSTTPEETLQILENIKDKYEDHHHVTYTKEAIEACVKLSDRYISDRFLPDKAIDVMDEAGARVHINNIHVPEEIVKLEEAIEDVKKEKNRVVKSQKYEEAAQLRDKEKKLLEQLEIAKARWEEKTRTEKYTVNEDNVADVIAMMTGIPTNRIAQKESNKLLGMAEELSGKVIGQEEAIKKLTKAIQRTRVGLKDPRKPIGSFIFLGPTGVGKTELAKVLATYLFDKEDALIRIDMSEYMEKFSVSRLVGAPPGYVGYEEGGQLTEKVRRKPYSVVLLDEIEKAHPDVFNILLQVLDDGILTDGLGRRVDFRNTIIIMTSNIGVRDLKDFGTGIGFAPSSKRENEEELMKSTIQNALKRAFSPEFLNRLDDVIVFNSLQREHIHKIIEITLKKVFDRINTLGYTVELTDKAKDFLSEKGYDQQFGARPLNRAITKYLEDPVAEEILKGEIEEGGTIVADHDGKADSLTLKVKKPKAASKKE; from the coding sequence ATGGAGGCAAAATTTTCGAACCGCGTTAAAGAAGTAATAAGCCTTAGCCGTGAAGAAGCACTTCGCCTGGGGCATGATTATATAGGCACCGAACATTTGTTACTGGGGCTGATTCGCGAAGGGGAGGGTGTGGCCGTAGGAGTACTTAAAAAACTGGGCGTGCCACTTAGTGACTTGCGCAGCGAAATCGAACGGGTATCGAAAGGCACCGCCACCCACGAAGTAAAAAACCTGGCCAACATACCGCTAACCAAGGCCTCTGAAAAAGTTTTAAAGATTACTTACCTCGAAGCCAAGATATTCAAAGCCCAGCTTATCGGAACAGAACATTTGCTGCTCTCCATTCTGCGCGATGCCGACAACCTGGCCACACAAATCCTGAAAAAATTTGATGTGAATTATGAAACTGTAAAAGAAATGCTTGAATACCAGCACGAAGGTCCGCAGGCCGCATCGGATACAGACGATCCGGATGAAGATTCATCAAGAATCTTCGGTGGTGGTGCCGGTTCGCAAGGCAAGGAAAAGAAAGGAACTGAAAAATCGCGCACCCCGGTACTCGATAATTTTGGCCGCGACTTAACACGACTGGCTGAAGACGGCAAACTTGATCCGATTGTCGGCCGCGAAAAAGAGATTGAGCGTGTGGCCCAGATTCTGAGCCGCAGAAAGAAAAACAACCCGATATTGATTGGCGAGCCGGGCGTTGGTAAAACCGCCATTGCCGAAGGCTTAGCCCTGCGCATTGTACAGAAAAAAGTTTCGCGTGTACTGTTTGGTAAGCGCGTTGTTACGCTCGACCTTGCTTCGCTGGTGGCCGGCACCAAGTACCGCGGCCAGTTTGAAGAACGGATGAAGGCTGTGATGAATGAACTGGAGAAATCACCGGATGTTATTTTGTTTATCGATGAACTGCATACCATCGTTGGTGCAGGCGGTGCCTCCGGCTCGCTCGATGCCTCCAACATGTTTAAGCCTGCTCTTGCCCGTGGCGAGATTCAGTGCATAGGCGCCACAACGCTTGACGAATACCGCCAGTACATTGAGAAAGACGGTGCGCTGGCGCGCAGGTTCCAGATGGTAATGGTCGATTCAACCACACCGGAAGAAACGCTGCAGATTCTGGAGAACATCAAAGACAAGTACGAAGATCACCACCACGTTACTTACACCAAAGAGGCCATTGAAGCTTGCGTAAAACTTTCCGACCGGTATATCAGCGATCGCTTCCTGCCCGATAAAGCCATTGATGTAATGGATGAGGCCGGTGCGCGTGTGCACATCAACAACATTCACGTACCGGAAGAAATCGTAAAGCTGGAAGAAGCGATTGAAGATGTGAAGAAAGAAAAGAACCGCGTGGTAAAAAGCCAGAAGTACGAAGAAGCCGCCCAACTGCGCGATAAAGAAAAGAAACTGCTCGAGCAACTGGAGATAGCCAAAGCCCGCTGGGAAGAAAAAACCCGGACTGAAAAATATACGGTTAACGAAGACAATGTGGCCGATGTGATCGCCATGATGACGGGTATCCCTACCAACCGCATTGCCCAGAAAGAAAGCAATAAACTGCTGGGCATGGCCGAAGAACTGAGCGGCAAAGTTATCGGGCAGGAAGAAGCCATAAAAAAATTAACCAAGGCCATTCAGCGTACCCGGGTTGGTTTAAAAGACCCGCGCAAACCGATCGGCTCCTTCATATTCCTTGGTCCTACGGGCGTAGGTAAAACCGAACTGGCCAAAGTGCTGGCCACTTACCTGTTCGACAAAGAAGATGCGCTCATCCGCATTGACATGAGCGAGTATATGGAAAAGTTTTCCGTATCGCGCCTGGTGGGCGCGCCTCCGGGCTATGTAGGGTACGAAGAAGGCGGCCAGCTTACCGAAAAGGTAAGACGCAAACCGTATTCAGTGGTATTGCTTGACGAGATTGAAAAAGCACACCCCGATGTATTCAACATTCTGCTGCAGGTACTGGATGACGGTATTCTTACCGATGGCCTGGGCAGGCGGGTGGACTTCCGCAACACCATCATCATCATGACGTCCAACATTGGCGTGCGCGACCTGAAAGATTTCGGAACGGGCATCGGTTTTGCGCCTTCGTCCAAGCGCGAGAATGAAGAAGAACTGATGAAGTCAACCATTCAGAATGCCTTGAAGCGGGCGTTCAGCCCCGAGTTTTTGAACCGCCTGGATGATGTAATCGTGTTCAATTCGCTGCAGCGCGAGCACATACACAAAATCATTGAGATTACGCTTAAGAAAGTATTCGACCGGATTAACACGCTGGGTTACACCGTTGAATTAACCGATAAGGCTAAAGATTTTCTTTCGGAGAAAGGCTACGACCAGCAGTTTGGCGCCCGCCCGCTGAACCGCGCCATTACCAAATACCTGGAAGATCCGGTGGCCGAAGAAATCCTGAAAGGCGAAATTGAAGAAGGCGGCACCATTGTGGCCGACCATGACGGCAAAGCGGATTCGCTTACGCTGAAGGTAAAAAAGCCCAAGGCGGCCTCGAAGAAAGAGTAA